AGCAGGATCAGCAACACATAGGCTGCATGCCCGTTCAGGATCGGATACCCAGGCATCATGCCTGTATAGATCATCCTTTAGTCTCTGCATGAGCAAAGACACCAGAGCTCGCCTCTTGATACTTCCTTCAGAAATAATGCAGCAACTGCCACAGAGACAGATTTCAGTTACGCAACAGTTTAACTGGAAAATCATGATCCTGAAGATAGAAATCCCAATATCTTTAGTGGGACAGTGGCTTTCTATGCTTGACCGTTGCAACCATTTATTCTGTTACTGACAAAAGCTAGGTTGAACAGGAACATCTGGATAGTTCATGAGGACACATATGCGTAATAATAGAAtatagaaaaaggaaaaaagaaaagaaaaggtagGAACGCACTAGAGGCAAATGCCATTATGGGCTCCATGCATGGGAAGTCAGCAAAAGGGGCTCGCTTGCTCGTGATCCCATATATCCAGGTAGCCACGCATTAGTCCACGTTTGTAATGTGCAGCAGTGGTGAAGGCCGCCGAGAGAATTCCAGTATTCCCGTCCTGCAGACAAGCAGAAATCTCGGGAGAATGGCGAAGACGGGGAGTAGTAGAGCGCCGCGTGATGGTACTGAAGCATAGACTCAAATATCGGCCCTCTACACAAGTGCCATTCAACTACGGCAGCACCAAGTACCTGGATCTTGGCCGAAACTTGCATGGCAACCGTGACCACGCAGAGTCAATCAATATTTTTGCAGTATATAACAAGATAAAAGTTGGGTCTGTCTACACAAAATTAGGGTGTTTCAAAAGGCTATCAAcacttgatttttttttctgggGGCTGTTGATCTTGATCCATCAGCCCACGTTTGTCCTTCCATTTTCCATTTTTCTTCAACATCTTTCTACGCCCTCCACAATGCGCATGACATCTTTGTGACGACTGTAAACACTAACCTTGCCGGGCTTTACCAGAGTCGAGACAACTGAAAATCGATTGGCAGAACGTATCAGATAACCAGGGCTTGAATACAGCAGGAATCAAACATCCAGAAGTTCAGGTGTTCAGCAGGCCAAAACACACTGGCTGTTGATTAGCTTTTCTGTGAAAGTCGACTGTGCACTGCAAAGCAATACAATCCCATCGCATTGATGAAAGAAACAACACAGGACATTCAAAGACATTTTCCTCCTGAAGAGTACTTTCCACAGACAAAATTTTCAGTTCAACTTATTAAACTTTGTCACAGCATGTCAGCGCAAAAGAAACGAATTACACAAACTAATTCACCACAATCTTCAGACTCATCCGTGGATTTTGCCGTCGCATTTTGCTGAAATACAATTTTCTCAAGGGAATGAAAAAAAAATCCAGTAGGTATGCACAGATGTAGCCCTTGTATCTCAAATTCTCAATTGTGAAAAGAATTTATGGAGCTCTATCGAATGGCCGTGTGTCATTGTAGCATATATTCCATACAGCTTCAATGGCGTCTTTTGAAGCGGCCTCCGAGCAGTATGGGTTATTCTTGACAGACATCAGAGCCCGCCTTTTGACACAATCCTTCGGGAACATAGAGAGGTGTCACAACAGAAAAATATTAGTAAAACGTTTTAATTAGAAGACGATACCAATAGCAGCTACAACAAGCCCTTAGGGAACCACTGGAACTCAATAAAAATCTCAATAGCATTAAATGCTCTTTATATTTGACAATAGTAACCAAGTATTTTACTGCTAACCTAAATAAACTGGATGTCACAGTTCATTAGTTCATACACAACAAGGTTACGCATGTCTGAACACAGCAAAAACAGCCAAGTACCAAAGCACATGCAATCTATAACTTAAGAGGAAGTCACTAGGGCAGAAAAGGACACTTACTTGCTCATGACCCCTTATCTTCATGAAACCACGCAACAATTCACGTTTGTAATGGCAATCACCACTAAGGTGATTGGCTCGAATCTAAGAACAGAAAACACACATAAGTCAATGATCTACACAAGTCCCATTCCTTCATAAAAAATTCTGCATTACTCCTAAAATGAGGATAAGTTTCAGAATCTGCATAACTCTAAACTGAGGATAAGTTTCAAAATCTGCGTTACTCTAAACTGAGGGTGAGTTACATGCAACAAGACATGACAAGAACTAGAATAAAGAAAAGTCATGACAAGAACTCCAATAACATGGCAATTTTGTTCTTACCTCAGAGCAAGCATGGTGAGCGCAATTCCTCCAGTCCATATTCTTGGTAACACAGTCATCATAAGCACGAATCAGTTCATGAATAATGACCTGATTTATCTCATCTTGAAGTGTCATGTGATTGCAGCACACTTTTATCTGGGCAAAAGTCATTAGAAAATTAAGCCTATTAAGTGATTAGTAGTTCAGACATGAAAATATACAGCGTAAAACAAAAAATCAATGATGTTTTTCACAATTTTATAACCACAAAGGTATTATGATTTACAATACTACTGAATATAAGAGAAGGGGTTCCTATCCGTGTCAACCATGAGCTCAACTCGACGGATGTGTTGCTAGTGAAATGAGAACCATAAATTAGAAAACAGCTTGATGCTTGCCCAAATACCCAAGTTTCAGCGGAACAACATCCCAGCAACTAGTATTAGTATAAAAATCTACACTACTGCCAACCTGCAGCTCCATGAGCATATATGTGCAAGTCTCTACTGTTACCTCTAAGCGATAAGTTGCCATTTGATGTACAATGAACCTATGGAAATCAACTGAGGCCATCATACTTCATAACTAGCTCTAACATCTTTTTTTTTCACGAGAAGATATAATGCTTTTGGCATCTTAATATTGAGATAGTATATGATAATAGTATCAGATGAGGGGCGAAGGCCTGTCATTTGCGAAATCCAGACTAGATTGTTCATAGCGCGTCCAACCAGAAATAAAGTTGCACTGAATGGTTAGGAATTACGAGCAGACAGACACATTCCAAACACTCTGCATCCATAGCATCAGTGCTTTTGGTCGACACAAGCTTCTGCTCACACACTGTCAATGGCGACTATCCTTCGGAAGCAAAAGGTAGTGCCAAAAGGGAAGCAAAGAGGAGCACATACCCCTTCCCGCCTGGCGtagccgccggcggcggagcaggTGGCCGCCTGGATGAGCCTCGGCCAGACCTGGCAGCCGGCCTTCTCCATCTGCTCCCTCAGGAACCGCACCGTCGGATCTGCCCAACGGATCGAGAGCACGGGTCAGCACGCGGGGGTCGCACGCAGCAGCCGAAGGGCCGAATGAGATAGTGGGGAGAGGGAAACGGCGGCGCTGAGGGGTGGGCGGGGCGGGTCAGGGCGCGTACGTTTGAGCGCGGAGCGGATGCCCTCGACGCAGTCCTCGCGCGACATGGCGCCCCGGGACGAGGAGACGTGCTGCTCGGAGGAGGACTCGGCCTCCACGCTGATGCCCGGGGCGGCGCCGCCGTGGTGCTCCTCCGCCATGTCCCCCCCTGATCCCCCGCCGGCGGCTGCGCCAGCCGTTTAGGTTTTAGTAGTCGTGTCGCTTCGGAGGTTTGGGCCTGGCCGCCGTGCGGACACCACACCCACACACCCGTTTAGGTTTGATGGGCTGTAAAGTGATTGGGCCCAAGTCTTCCAGCCGTTTAGGTTTTAGTCGTCGTGTCGCTTCGGAGGTTTGGGCCTGGCCGCCGTGCGGACACCACACCCACACACCCGTTTAGGTTTGATGGGCTGTAAAGTGATTGGGCCCAAGTCTTAGCGGAGTATAAATGGGCCGGGTCCATTGTCCTATTTGGTTGGGCCGATCGGGTGCGAGCGAGACGGAGTCTCTCTGAGTCTCTCTCTCAGCCAAGACTCGAGCGCCTGCCGTCGGAGATGATAGTAACCAAATGcgagctgctgctgcagttGATCCATGCGCTTGCAGTTTGGAGCTCCACACGCAGCCATCGGCAGACTGTTCTTCACTGTAAAGTGCGGTGTATTCGTGAAGAATGCTTGATCTGATTGCAAAGTCTTCACGGTTCAGCTCCAGTCGGACAAGAGTCAGGATTGATCGATGCAGCAGCAGGAGTTGGAGGTTGCGTTTGGTTTTACGAGCGCTGGAGCGAGCGGCGGGACGACGAGGGGACCCAGGACGACAAGCCGCGACGGGACAAGAAACCTCGTGGAGCGGGGCACGTAGCAGAAGCACCTTTCGTTTTGTTTATTTATCCGCCCGCGGCGTCTTCTGCTGCGCCGGCCGGGCCGGCCGATCCGGAACCACCGTGCCGCGCACGAtcggcgggcgcgcgcgcgccgcaCGTGGCGACCGGCAGACGCGGGTCCGGCCGGGGCCGCCTCGTCGCCCGCGGCGCTCAAGAATCCGAGGGAGGCCGCCGCGGCCTGGCCTAGCTGCTCCCGTCCCGTTCCACAGCGATCGCTTGTTTGGAGTTTGGACGACCCCCTGAGGCTGTCTCCAGCGGTTCGCGGTAAACGGTTCGGTACCCTAAAATCGGAGCATACTGTAGCAAGCCACGACTCCAGCGGTCTTCTCCAAACCGTTCGGTAAAATGGGGGAGGGGGAGAGCGTCCCGCACAGAGGGAGCGAGGAGCGCCGTCCTCCATTCGCCTCGCGCTCCAGCGCATCTCCGCCAGCGCCTTCCGCGCGGCCGCGGGAAGAAACTGCCGGGGAGGGGAAAGCGACGGCCGCCGTTGGGTCGCCGGTGGGGGAGGGCCTAGCGGGTGCGGCGGGCCGCGGGCGAGCAGATCTggaagaggggcggcggggccagATCGGCGGGCGCGTCTCGGTCGGCAGCGGCCTTGCGCTGGAGGGCCGCCGGGGGGCGTCTGGGGCCTGCGCACGGGGAGAGGGAAGTCCCGGCCGGCGTCCTCCATCCCCTTCTGCGCGGGCGCAGGAGGAAGCAGCCGAGCGGGGTCCCCGGCGCGCGGCGGATCTGGAGGAGTGCGGCAGTTCGTCCTTGGGGGCCGCGGCCGGAGGGGAAGGCGAGAGTGACTCGGGGCCGTCATCTGCAAAGGGAGGGGGCAGCGGCGAAGGGAGACGAAAGAGGCGGCGGTCGGCACGCGCTCGACGGCGGTTCATCTCCAGATCCGCCGACATCCCGTCTTCCTCGAAGCGGCGCCGGAGGGGAAGGTAAGCTGTTCGATTTCGTTGTTTATTTATTGACTCGAGCAAGCTGCGGGTAGGTTGCTAGCTGGTCGGTATTCaaatcgccgccggccaccgcggTCGCGGCTGCGGGTTATGGTTGATTCGGGGGTTCTCGGTGCGGGATTGGAAGAGTGGAGGCACGCGGCTCTCATCAGCTGCTTGGGGTTGCTGGTGTGCAGGGTAGGCTAGGTGGCGGATTTCAAGATCGATTTGAGCCGTGTTTGTTTCCTTTCCCCATCTCCTGGTAGTGGATCCTGGTGATTTTGAGCTGGCCGTTCTTCCCCATTTCTTTGCGCACTTGACCCTTCTCGCAAAATTAGGCGCCTCTGGTTTCCTTCTCGATGCCCACATACCGTGATCTGGTTCGACCAAATAGGTGGTCAAGCCTTTCACCATTTTTTTCGTGTTGCTCTTGATGGAAAGGCCACATCGGCTTGTTCCTGGGATTGAGGCAGACTAAATTCAGACCACGGCCTGGTCAAGACTCATGGGAAATGTAGCCTGTAGGTTATGATTGATCCTTGTACGTGTTTATTCCAGAAGCCAGAACTTTATCCAGAGTTTTCCACGACACATTAAGATACTGTCTGAATTAGAGATCAATTTATATATCATGAATCATATTCTGACCTTTCACTACTTCCCTTGGCCGAGCGCAGGGTTGCCAATTGTTTGCGATGTAGTATGTTCTTCCTTTTTCGTGGTGTGTGTTGAGCTTTGGACCCCTGTTCCTTGGCTCAGATGTACTGTAACGACTCCTGTTTCCTCTTAATGAAAAATGTGCTCCGACACAGTCACAAAAAAAGATGTAGCTACTCCATGCATTATACACATGTATGTATGGTGCTGATACTTGCCGCTTCCTTAGTCAAATCTCATCAAGGAATTGTGCATGTCATTTCAAATTATACCTTGCTGTTGGGTCACATGTTTGTGGTCCAGCTATGAATCTTCAGGGGCACATTGGTGAAAGGAATTTGGCACTCATCATGCTGGTGATATCATGATAGCATAAACATAATATCATGCTGACTATACACTGCGTATCTTACTATCTTACATCTGCCCATTGCACTAGCTATTAAGGTTGATCAAGCTTCTTATGTGTTATATGCACTGGTGAATTGCATTGCTTGTTTTTCTAACTTTATTTGTGGCGTGCTATTAATTATCAAAAGTAGATGATTATGTAACTGGGCGCCTATGTTTCAGTTTCAGAAACAGCAGTTGCACCTCAACTTACTTTAACTCTTAACTTTGGCATAGGCATCTGTATATAAATAGTAAAGTAACTATATATTCTTGATTTTGTGGAGTTAAATTCTGTTACGATTTTTTAGGCTAACGGCAGGGGAGGCCCCTACCCTTTTTTGTATAAAAGGGGAATATACGTACAGGTGGATTACATGAACACTAGGTCCAAAACAGAAAAGCAGAGTACATGTAAAAAATTACTCAGCCAAGCATTTAACAGTAGTAATTATTTTGAATAGGATGAGCAGTTGGTTTGACACTGTGGAGTTACCTGCTTGTTTTCTGATGATTGGGTTATCTTGCATTCCTTTCGCTTTCAGCTAAGCAATTTTACTATTATGTAGTAGCATTTTTTACGTAATGGTTAAGCTGATTCTTTATAATGCATTAGCAATTTTTGCAGTTGTATCTAGGCACTCTTTTAACAATACTTGTGTTGAGCTTGTTGTATCTTTTAGTTTTGCTGTCTTTTTTATGTATTCAGCCTGAAAAGGTAGGTAGGGATCATGCAATAATATTGTTCTAGATGGACAATAATATGGTTCGCAATAGGTACCTTTTTAGATAACCAATAATACTGCATTATGGATAGTTGATGCAGCTGTACCAACAGGCAGATTAGAGTGTGACAGTGTTGGATATTGCCTTAGCCGCTGTCCTGTTGCCTTTTCTTTGCATATTTTCCCCCCTCTTCTTTATTTCATTAATTTCAGAGTGCATCATGTCAAATGTGCTACCCTTCAGTATATTGTTTGCACCACTTACCTTTAGGAAATTTTTGCAAAAACGAGAATTCAGTATGCACATCATATGGCTATGGGTCATACACTTATATTGTAATGATTAAGCAGAACAATGTATTTAAATAGGCTATTTCAACTGAACATTAATCATAAATATCGTTTGTACTGTAAGTGACACAAGTTTTTGTGCTTTGTGATTTGTAGGGTCATGGACCGCGTGACCAATTACGCCATGCAAGGATGCAGCAACAATGACGAGATAGAGGAGGTTGAAGCTGCTGCCAATGCAGCATTGGATGGGATCCTTCCACCCATACGGAATGCCGGCACCAGTACCCCCTTATTTTTACCCTGCTCCACCAACCATGCCGCCTCCAGCAGGACCCCCAATGCAGCAGGTGAGTGAAGGTCCGAGGGTCCGAGGGGGGGACCCCGATGCTGGGAAAAGTGGTCAGAAGGTTAAGCTTCCAAATTTCAATCCTGAAGAAGACGTGAACCTAACAAAGTGGTGGCTAAACATAAGTACTGACCCGGTTGTCAACACCGGGCAGCGGAAAGAAGGGTTTTGGTTACGGATCATGAAAGGGTACAACTCATCTCGAGGGGTTTACCCGGAGAGATCGCAGAAGTCGCTCACGACTCGTTGGGACTACATCAAAGAGTGCTGCACCAAGTTTTCCGAGTTCTACAGTTGCGTTCTGCGTTTGAATCCCAGCGGCATGTCGGACGCGGACAAGGTACTTGACCTGCTTCTCAACTTCTGTACGTTTCACAGATGGACCGTCCTAGGCCTGGATTTAACTTATATACAGATATCCAAATTATACAATTGATACACCTCTTTTTTGTCTATGCTGATCTTGTTCAGACGACGGAGGCAATGGCTCGGTATGCTGCGGCATTGCAGAAGCCTTTCACCCAGATGCACTCCTGGAAGTTGTTGAAGGATGAGCCAAAGTGGGAGGCGTGCATTGGGGCTCACTCCAAGGTACATGTGCTCGGCGACGACTCCGCCGATGCAGCAGCTGGCGGTGCCAACGGAGTGGCCGGTGCTGCCGAGTCTGATCCCCCGTCCTCCAGCGGGAGCAAGAGGCCGGCTGGGAGGGATACCACTAAAGCAGCGAGCAAAAAGGCCGCCACATCGTCGTCCTCGTCGGAATACATTTCACAAATGAATGATATGTGGGGCAACAAGCTGTCAATAATAAAGGAGGGTCAGGCTGAGATGGCCACCCACCACGCCACGATGTGTGTGCTGCAGGAGAAGAAGATCACTACGGACAGGGAGCTGCAGGAGAAGAAGATGGCTGTGGAAAGGGAGCTGGAGGAACGTCGTCTGGCGCAGGAGGAACGTCGTCTGGCGCATGAGGATCGTCGGCTGGAGATGGAGCAGAGTCGGGCCGCCAAGGAAGAACGCGCGGAAGAAGAACGTATTCTTAGTATAGATCTCGACAGGTGCTCGCCAGCGCTACGATTGTTCTACAAGCGACAGCAGGAGCAGATCCTTGCGAAGTACTCGTTGCCTCCTCCCTGACTGGTATCGCCCTTACCAGCTGATGTTGTCTGTATTATTTGAGAACTTTGTGTACGATTGCGGAACATTGCGTGTATTCCTTATCTTCGAACTATCGTTACATGTTGAGAACTTTATGTGCTGCGTGTTGTATGAGCAGCGAGACATATTGTTACATGTTTGAGAACTTTTAGTGCTGCGTGTTGTAAGAACTGCCAAAATTATTGTTTAAATGAACTGTGTGTTGGACTCCATTTAGATTGATGGAAAATATTGCTCTCTGCACATTGTTAACTGTAATGTTAACTTAATACGATGCCCAACCTGGAGCAGGCTTGTCCCTCCAGTAACGATGACTGTTATGGGGTAAAGCGCACCGGCGTAGGCATGATCGGCCATATCTGACGGGTTGCTAGTGACACATTCAGTGTACCCACCGCTGGCATCTCCGGTTCTCCTTTTATTGAGAGTAAAGGTTACCATTTCATTGATTAAATTGATCATCACAGAGGGAAGACTGAGAAACTCTGGTGCTACATGGAACCATACAGATTTAGAGAGCTGATCGGCAGATCTAGTAAGTACATGAACTACCTCATTACATCATTTGTTTAGATGAATAAAAGAGAAAACAACAGTAGAAGCACTCGCCGCTTTCTTGATATCCTGAGTGATGATTCCCGTATAGGAGCGATCAGTGGCTTGTGAtcggagcttcttaatcaaaGAGAGAGAATCCGTCGCCATTACGACCTGCTTATATGGGAGCCTAGAAGCGAAGAGAATTGCTCGCCCGAAAGCAATAGCCTCCGCTAATTCAGGATTTGTGATCTTATCAATGCCCTGCCTGCAAGCAGCTAGAAACTCCCCTCTATGGTTTGTGATCACAATACCCAATCCCATTCGATTAGTTTTCTTAAACAATGCTGCATCTACATTCATCATAACCCATCTTACCGGCAGGTGGTTCCCAATGTTTAGGCTTAAGGAGTCACACTTGTTGGGAGCGACAGGTTCATACATATGCAACAGCACCATATCCACATATGTTTTCTTGATCATCTTTTGAAGAAGTGACACTGACAGAGCCCATGGACCGTGGAAAAATGCATTAATCTCATCTATCTATCCACGTTAATACCTTCAGTGAAATGTAAGAAAAGAGCTACATACAGGCCACGGGGCAAAATCAGAATTAAGCTACAAAAATTACATCTCACTTTTAGTTACAACAATTCATGGCTTTACAATTCCATGAAGCTTCCATCCCCCAAGACCAGCCAGAGAAAAAGCCTGCATACCATGTCGTGTAGGAATTTAGTAAATCAGCTGAATTAAACAAAAACTATGGAGGAGAAAGGGCGAAAAGAAGACTACTTTGCAACAAATCTAAACTAACCTCAACCCATGATTTCCCTGCAGCTTCTAGCAGCGCCGCATTACATGTCTCAAGAACAACTGAATCACCAGAAAACATAGAGGCTGCTTCCTCCCATCCTTTATTATGACCCATGCACCTGAGTAATTATCCTAAAGAAGTGTCATGATATGTCTAGCAATGAGGTATCAAGCACAGGCCTTAAAGTGAATATGATAGAAACTTGAAGCATAAATCAAGAACAAATGATAATGAACAAAAACTTGCAGGCGACTCACATGACGGTTAATATCTCGTCGCTCGAATATTCACAGATTGCCTTTTGTAAATGCTCTGCAGTTTGGCCATCCATCGCTGAAATTGAGTAGAAACTTGGGATGAAGTGTACCACTGCTTGAGACAATCCCTGAACATGTTCTTGCAGGATCTTAAGAGTTTCCTTTGTGCGCATTGCATCACTGTGTAGAAAGAGATTTATCAACAATAACATGAATAACATATTCTATTACTATGCATATTAGTTAATCAAATTATATGACTATTTGATCATCTTTATTTTCCAAAGACACTAAACAAACAGGTTAGAATGTGCAAATAATGTTTGGCTCTGAGAAAGAATTCATCAAAAAAAACAAGACAACAGTGAAATGGAGGAATTGAAAAGTCTCTACATATTCATTCTGTTAAAACAGATTAACACAAAAAAGGAAATAGTATAATAAATCTCATGAGCAACAGTATATGAGCCTGGCTCCATGAAAGAAATAACACATGAGCAGAAAAACAAGATGATATGTGTAATAGAACAGTCTTGCAGTTCATTCTGCTTAAACATGTTGGTGCCAAAAGGAAACTGAAGTGCAACAATTCATTTGATGACGCTTACATATTCAAACATATGAACACCAAATCTATATGTAAGAAAGTGCAGGATCTACCCCATCCCTTGGggaagaaaggagagagaaTAATGAAACCACTAAAGCAGAAGCTACAATATAACAATCGTGATCCAAGTAAGACACACTACACCAAAATTGCATATTAAGGAAAGAAAAATAGAAAACCGAAACCCGCTTGcaaaaataaaatgaaaaagaaaaaagaaatgcAAAAGCATTCAGTTAGATAACAGAGACAATGTTTCACATGCAACCAAATTGCATCTTTAAGCTTCCATACTTTATGGGCACCATATTCGTATTGTAAAGCCATGATAATCCATGCATACACTGTTACACACATAGGAACACACCTGCACAGGATAAGCTCGGGTATCCACCCCATCTGTTGGAGTTTATTAGAAACGCT
The sequence above is drawn from the Panicum hallii strain FIL2 chromosome 7, PHallii_v3.1, whole genome shotgun sequence genome and encodes:
- the LOC112900386 gene encoding uncharacterized protein At3g52155, chloroplastic-like isoform X2; amino-acid sequence: MGWIPELILCSDAMRTKETLKILQEHVQGLSQAVVHFIPSFYSISAMDGQTAEHLQKAICEYSSDEILTVMCMGHNKGWEEAASMFSGDSVVLETCNAALLEAAGKSWVEAFSLAGLGGWKLHGIVKP
- the LOC112900136 gene encoding mitochondrial inner membrane protease ATP23, whose protein sequence is MAEEHHGGAAPGISVEAESSSEQHVSSSRGAMSREDCVEGIRSALKHPTVRFLREQMEKAGCQVWPRLIQAATCSAAGGYARREGIKVCCNHMTLQDEINQVIIHELIRAYDDCVTKNMDWRNCAHHACSEIRANHLSGDCHYKRELLRGFMKIRGHEQDCVKRRALMSVKNNPYCSEAASKDAIEAVWNICYNDTRPFDRAP
- the LOC112900386 gene encoding uncharacterized protein At3g52155, chloroplastic-like isoform X1 translates to MCFLCDCWPLAFLSGEQGLICVLMSDHDRPLSKAGRADAISVSNKLQQMGWIPELILCSDAMRTKETLKILQEHVQGLSQAVVHFIPSFYSISAMDGQTAEHLQKAICEYSSDEILTVMCMGHNKGWEEAASMFSGDSVVLETCNAALLEAAGKSWVEAFSLAGLGGWKLHGIVKP